The Hydrogenobacter thermophilus TK-6 genome window below encodes:
- a CDS encoding cupredoxin domain-containing protein — MSTVLAIQKERVEKRYSAHIDPDGIQRVNIKAGSYYFDPNYIVVKVNTPVELNIVKEGGIIPHNFVLEINGTHIKEEIKKEGTKISFTPMQIGKFEFYCDKKLPFLPSHRDEGMWGIIEVVK; from the coding sequence GTGAGTACAGTATTAGCCATCCAGAAGGAGCGTGTTGAGAAGAGATACTCTGCTCATATAGATCCAGATGGAATCCAGCGAGTTAACATAAAGGCGGGTTCCTACTATTTTGATCCCAATTACATAGTGGTTAAGGTGAATACCCCTGTTGAACTTAATATAGTTAAGGAAGGTGGTATTATACCACATAACTTTGTCCTTGAAATTAACGGCACCCACATTAAAGAGGAGATTAAGAAAGAGGGTACGAAAATAAGCTTTACGCCAATGCAAATAGGCAAGTTTGAATTTTACTGTGATAAGAAGCTTCCTTTTCTCCCGAGCCATAGAGATGAAGGTATGTGGGGAATAATAGAGGTTGTCAAGTGA
- a CDS encoding proton-conducting transporter membrane subunit, protein MMYMPFLLSGLGIILSLSFDVFKMSYLQILLSVGIFVSGIYIFLQDGYLTYMYGIFFTDPINCLMLLTVSFLELFVSLYSFGYIRTETAQGVPKRRFRYYYFWKNAFILSMFVSILSNNLGVYWVGLEATTLATAFLIAFYRSKESYEASWKYVMMCSIGITLGLFAVVLLYYATAKLYGESLSSLSFVNIISVANSLDKKLLFLSFILALVGFGTKAGFVPMHNWLPDAHSQAPSPISALLSGVLLNTALLGVIRFYQINQKAGIVYAGKFLLFFGTLTLFLASLLMLKQSEYKRLFAYSSMENMGVISLGLSMGGLATFGALIHILFHALSKGVLFMAAGNILSVLHKRKINEVKALFKGMKRSAFILTFGLASISGFPPFSTFLSKMYTIVGTVQKSPLLGVVMLLSISLAFAGLFYQMLPMLFGEESKEKEKNLHPLMLLVPATMLITLLVFTFYLPQDFLKRVWDAVHEIEY, encoded by the coding sequence ATGATGTACATGCCTTTTCTGTTATCGGGTTTAGGAATAATACTCTCACTCTCCTTTGATGTTTTCAAGATGTCGTACCTTCAAATACTTTTGTCTGTAGGGATATTCGTCTCCGGTATATATATATTCCTTCAGGATGGTTACTTAACCTATATGTACGGTATATTTTTCACGGATCCAATAAACTGTCTAATGCTGTTAACTGTCTCTTTCCTTGAGCTTTTTGTATCTTTATACTCTTTCGGTTATATAAGGACGGAGACAGCACAAGGAGTGCCAAAAAGGCGGTTTAGATACTATTACTTTTGGAAAAATGCCTTTATACTCAGCATGTTCGTGTCCATACTCTCAAACAATCTCGGTGTTTATTGGGTAGGGCTTGAAGCTACTACATTGGCAACAGCCTTCCTTATAGCTTTTTATAGAAGTAAAGAATCTTACGAGGCTTCTTGGAAGTATGTGATGATGTGCTCCATCGGTATAACCCTCGGTCTCTTTGCAGTGGTTCTTTTGTACTACGCTACTGCTAAATTATATGGAGAAAGCCTTAGCTCCCTTTCTTTTGTGAATATAATATCAGTTGCCAATAGTCTTGATAAAAAATTGTTGTTTTTATCCTTCATATTAGCCCTTGTGGGTTTTGGTACAAAGGCAGGCTTTGTTCCCATGCATAACTGGCTCCCCGATGCTCATTCGCAAGCGCCAAGTCCTATAAGTGCTTTACTTTCAGGCGTTTTACTAAATACGGCACTGCTTGGTGTAATAAGATTCTACCAGATAAACCAGAAAGCAGGCATTGTTTATGCAGGTAAATTTTTACTATTTTTCGGCACACTTACTTTATTCCTTGCAAGCCTCCTCATGCTGAAACAAAGTGAGTACAAAAGGCTATTTGCTTACTCATCCATGGAGAACATGGGTGTGATATCTTTGGGTTTAAGTATGGGTGGTCTTGCTACCTTCGGTGCTTTGATTCATATACTTTTTCATGCTCTAAGTAAGGGAGTACTTTTTATGGCTGCAGGAAATATACTTTCCGTTTTGCACAAAAGAAAGATAAATGAGGTGAAAGCCTTGTTTAAAGGCATGAAAAGGTCTGCCTTTATTCTCACTTTCGGTTTGGCTAGTATATCGGGTTTCCCTCCTTTTTCTACCTTTTTAAGCAAGATGTACACTATAGTAGGCACTGTGCAAAAAAGTCCGCTGTTGGGTGTGGTGATGCTCTTATCCATATCCTTAGCTTTTGCAGGGCTCTTTTATCAAATGCTTCCCATGCTGTTTGGCGAAGAAAGCAAAGAGAAGGAAAAGAATCTGCATCCTCTCATGTTGCTTGTCCCAGCCACTATGTTAATAACACTTCTTGTATTTACTTTCTATCTTCCGCAGGATTTTCTCAAAAGGGTTTGGGATGCTGTTCATGAAATAGAATATTGA
- a CDS encoding hydrogenase → MEQLASFFALMVLVLSILNVASPFLKFAVNLNMLQSWMLSLYILLVAINSGVFHLYLSFFATLVFKGLIVPILLFRVLRRIGKEREIDMVVSIPSAIVMSGMFVLVSSILSTKLTGLEFLFGRFVFVSSLSTLLIGGMLLVIRKILFSQILGLLIMENAIFLAANSAATGMPLIVELGVLFDILISVLISSVLLLRIRRSFEDIQVESLEVLKE, encoded by the coding sequence GTGGAACAGTTAGCCAGTTTCTTTGCCCTTATGGTACTTGTACTATCCATACTGAATGTAGCTTCCCCTTTTCTAAAGTTTGCTGTAAATTTAAATATGCTTCAATCCTGGATGCTTTCATTGTACATACTTTTAGTAGCTATCAATTCAGGTGTTTTTCACCTTTACCTTTCCTTTTTTGCTACGCTGGTTTTTAAGGGGCTGATTGTACCTATACTGCTTTTTAGGGTCTTAAGAAGGATAGGTAAGGAGAGGGAAATAGACATGGTTGTAAGTATACCGTCAGCCATTGTGATGTCGGGCATGTTTGTGTTAGTATCATCAATATTATCTACAAAACTAACAGGGCTTGAGTTCCTCTTTGGAAGGTTTGTCTTTGTATCATCTCTGTCAACGCTACTTATAGGTGGAATGCTTTTGGTTATTAGGAAAATACTTTTCTCCCAGATACTTGGACTTTTAATAATGGAAAATGCCATCTTCCTTGCGGCAAACAGTGCAGCAACCGGTATGCCCCTTATTGTGGAATTAGGTGTACTTTTTGATATACTCATAAGTGTGTTGATATCCTCCGTTCTTCTGCTTCGTATAAGGAGAAGCTTTGAAGACATACAGGTTGAATCCTTAGAGGTGTTAAAGGAATGA
- a CDS encoding respiratory chain complex I subunit 1 family protein, which translates to MNLAFGILQGLMVLILAPFFAGFVHRLKQRARGQKGVSPFQYYRNLYKLLKKETVLSKDATLVSYLAPFMYLLPHILLGFMMPFFYGKPLLAPTNPILITYLMALAVFFLTLYALDQASSFGGLGSSREWFLSSLSEPAFLLLLFSVCLYSKEWDLSIAFLKLGQEVQSLILGYTQHFSVSIPFLLIISLFVLMLAENARIPFDNPETHLELTMIHEANILEASGRHLLLFEYASHLRLTVFLSLISILIFPYIAQEPFYFLLAFALYFLKMLLLGSVLAFVESINAKMRLFRLPNILSVAFVLSLLTLILSMGV; encoded by the coding sequence ATGAACTTAGCTTTTGGTATATTGCAGGGGCTTATGGTGCTTATTTTGGCTCCTTTTTTTGCTGGTTTTGTTCACAGACTAAAGCAGAGAGCAAGAGGTCAGAAAGGTGTAAGCCCCTTCCAGTACTACAGAAATCTATATAAGCTACTTAAGAAGGAGACAGTACTTTCAAAGGATGCAACATTAGTCTCTTATCTCGCCCCTTTTATGTATCTTTTGCCTCATATACTTCTCGGTTTTATGATGCCTTTCTTTTACGGCAAGCCTCTTTTGGCTCCCACCAATCCTATACTGATCACTTACCTAATGGCGCTGGCTGTATTTTTTTTGACCCTTTATGCCCTTGATCAGGCAAGTTCTTTTGGTGGGCTGGGTTCAAGTAGAGAATGGTTCCTTAGCAGTTTGTCAGAACCTGCTTTTCTCTTACTGCTTTTTTCCGTGTGCCTGTACTCCAAAGAGTGGGACCTCAGCATCGCCTTTTTAAAGCTGGGGCAAGAGGTTCAATCGCTGATATTAGGTTACACACAACACTTTTCTGTAAGCATTCCATTCCTTCTTATAATTAGCCTTTTTGTACTAATGCTTGCAGAGAATGCTCGTATACCCTTTGACAATCCAGAAACGCATCTGGAGCTTACTATGATACACGAAGCAAATATACTTGAGGCAAGTGGCAGGCATCTTTTACTTTTTGAGTATGCATCTCACTTAAGGCTTACTGTATTCTTGAGTTTAATTTCCATATTAATATTTCCCTACATAGCACAAGAGCCTTTTTACTTTTTGCTTGCCTTTGCTCTTTACTTTCTAAAAATGCTCCTTTTAGGTTCTGTATTAGCTTTTGTTGAATCTATAAATGCTAAGATGAGGCTTTTCAGATTACCTAATATACTGTCGGTTGCCTTTGTGCTATCTCTTCTGACCTTAATTCTTTCTATGGGGGTGTGA